In Bradyrhizobium lablabi, one DNA window encodes the following:
- a CDS encoding cbb3-type cytochrome c oxidase subunit I, with the protein MQNSSRLALYHYWVAFAVFLPAVVLGAWQMLMRSPLPAPLDDPNAYYTSVTLHGTAMAYVVTTFFAMGFGYAVTATSLGRPIRGTMAAWIGFSICLIGTLMVVVIVLTGRASVLYTFYPPLLGSAWYYFGTLLLVGGSMIWVVLMIYNMAAWKRDNPAQPVPLPMFAITATALLWAWAASGMILELLGVILPRALGLTTQIDAGLARTLFAVTLHAIVYFWLMPAYIAFYSLVPQAAGGRLYSDMMGRLTFIMFLVFSLPVGMHHLLADPEHGSGFKFLQSFFTFFVALPTLLTVFSICASLEIAGRARGGRGLLGWIPALPWKEPMVLAVALSLVMLGLGGFGGLINMSYAMNTMIHNTSWVTAHFHLIFGGATVIMYFAIAYEMWPRITGRPLRSKALACWQLWLWFWGMMIATIPWHITGLMGQPRRVAIFDYSDPFVARMGPLVIISVIGGLILLLSAILLIVILVRSQVGEKRLSTPLHYALAVNPPKQVPASLNGFALWNAILLVLMVVAYGYPIGQFFILKSSVPAYEVTRQSINPGVR; encoded by the coding sequence GTGCAAAATAGTAGTCGTCTGGCCCTGTATCACTATTGGGTCGCCTTTGCCGTCTTTTTGCCCGCCGTGGTACTGGGCGCCTGGCAGATGCTGATGCGCAGCCCGCTGCCGGCGCCGCTCGACGACCCGAATGCCTATTACACTTCGGTGACGCTGCACGGGACAGCGATGGCCTATGTGGTCACGACGTTCTTTGCGATGGGTTTCGGCTATGCCGTGACGGCGACGAGCCTGGGTCGTCCCATTCGAGGCACGATGGCGGCGTGGATCGGCTTCAGCATTTGCTTGATCGGCACCCTGATGGTTGTCGTCATCGTTCTCACAGGTCGCGCTTCGGTGCTCTATACCTTCTATCCTCCACTGCTCGGGAGCGCGTGGTATTACTTCGGCACCCTGTTGCTGGTCGGCGGCTCGATGATCTGGGTCGTGCTGATGATCTACAACATGGCCGCATGGAAGCGCGACAATCCGGCTCAACCGGTGCCGCTACCGATGTTTGCGATTACCGCGACGGCTCTGCTCTGGGCATGGGCGGCGAGCGGTATGATCCTCGAGCTTCTGGGTGTCATCCTCCCACGGGCCCTGGGCCTGACCACGCAAATCGACGCGGGCCTCGCGCGCACATTATTCGCCGTGACGCTGCATGCCATCGTCTATTTCTGGCTGATGCCAGCCTATATCGCCTTCTATTCGCTGGTCCCGCAAGCGGCGGGCGGACGCCTGTACAGCGACATGATGGGACGGCTCACCTTCATCATGTTCCTCGTTTTCTCGCTGCCAGTGGGGATGCACCATCTCCTCGCAGATCCGGAGCACGGCTCGGGCTTCAAGTTCCTGCAATCTTTCTTCACGTTCTTTGTCGCTCTGCCAACGCTGCTGACCGTCTTCTCGATTTGCGCCAGCCTGGAGATCGCTGGCCGCGCACGCGGCGGCCGCGGGCTCCTGGGCTGGATCCCGGCACTGCCGTGGAAGGAACCGATGGTGCTCGCTGTCGCACTATCGCTCGTGATGCTCGGTCTCGGCGGGTTCGGCGGCCTCATCAACATGAGCTACGCCATGAACACCATGATCCACAACACGTCCTGGGTGACGGCGCATTTCCACCTTATCTTCGGCGGTGCCACCGTGATCATGTATTTCGCGATCGCTTACGAGATGTGGCCGCGCATCACCGGTAGACCGCTGCGTTCCAAGGCGTTGGCATGCTGGCAGCTCTGGCTGTGGTTCTGGGGCATGATGATTGCCACGATCCCGTGGCACATTACCGGGTTGATGGGACAGCCGCGGCGCGTTGCCATCTTCGATTACAGCGACCCATTCGTCGCCCGCATGGGCCCACTAGTCATTATATCGGTCATCGGCGGCCTGATCCTGCTCCTGTCCGCGATCCTTCTTATTGTCATTCTCGTGCGGTCGCAGGTTGGTGAGAAGCGGCTCTCGACGCCGTTACACTACGCGCTTGCGGTGAATCCGCCCAAGCAAGTTCCCGCATCGTTGAACGGCTTTGCGCTGTGGAACGCGATCCTGCTGGTGTTGATGGTAGTCGCCTACGGCTATCCGATCGGCCAGTTCTTCATCCTGAAATCGTCGGTTCCCGCCTACGAGGTGACACGTCAGTCCATCAACCCAGGTGTGCGGTGA
- a CDS encoding invasion associated locus B family protein: protein MNKQGSRLGLFSQSCRSTAILALLSLAPVTIAQAQQVRPPDTSTPGKAPDVEIRPRGQQMPRDVKYSAWRKLCFKVPNAKMLCRTTINGMWDTGQIAVRVDLIEREGDGGARVQIYLPVGLYLQPGVKLTVDSGPPFWVPYVWCLTNACVAATLAEPELIREMEGGRLLTLEVVDSNILTVASSMPLDNFATVRNGAPAQIFQQSLDNE, encoded by the coding sequence ATGAATAAACAGGGCTCGCGGTTGGGTTTGTTTTCACAGTCCTGTCGATCAACAGCAATCTTGGCGCTTCTCTCGCTGGCGCCGGTGACAATCGCCCAGGCGCAGCAGGTGCGCCCGCCCGATACCTCGACACCCGGGAAGGCTCCAGACGTGGAGATCAGACCGCGTGGACAGCAGATGCCGAGAGACGTCAAATACTCTGCATGGCGCAAGCTTTGCTTCAAGGTTCCCAACGCGAAGATGCTCTGCAGGACGACCATCAACGGTATGTGGGATACAGGTCAGATCGCTGTCAGGGTGGACCTGATCGAACGCGAAGGCGATGGCGGGGCGCGGGTGCAGATTTACCTGCCCGTTGGATTGTATCTGCAGCCCGGTGTAAAGTTGACGGTGGATAGCGGGCCTCCTTTTTGGGTTCCCTATGTCTGGTGTCTCACCAACGCTTGCGTGGCAGCAACTCTGGCGGAGCCGGAACTGATCCGTGAAATGGAGGGCGGTCGGTTGCTTACACTCGAGGTCGTCGACTCGAACATTCTGACCGTTGCAAGCTCGATGCCACTGGATAACTTCGCGACGGTTCGCAACGGGGCACCGGCCCAGATCTTCCAGCAATCTCTGGATAACGAGTAG
- a CDS encoding 4'-phosphopantetheinyl transferase family protein codes for MYRQIARGAQPAQPNPHGLSQRVCYHSLHNTDAAFTLPLSPVTRSRLPQALRYATQKRQREFLAGRWCAEEALQCLGAGSTHIAMAEDRAPIWPDGVVGSITHTGDFAAAAVAWAADIAGVGIDSEQIIDPAAARDIADVCMVDEATLFKPAHGRSFCEFCTFVFSAKEAVFKCLFPLTRKFLEFSDVRITSLDWNRRYFTWTTASEYIGTGRLSLADGFVHTSVELSSLTTIAE; via the coding sequence ATGTATCGGCAGATAGCCCGCGGGGCTCAACCGGCGCAGCCAAACCCTCATGGGCTTTCGCAGCGCGTTTGCTATCATTCGCTCCACAACACCGATGCCGCCTTTACGCTTCCGCTGAGCCCCGTAACGCGATCGCGTTTGCCGCAAGCGCTCCGGTATGCAACTCAGAAACGCCAGCGCGAATTTCTCGCCGGTCGCTGGTGTGCCGAGGAAGCGCTTCAGTGTCTGGGCGCCGGTTCAACTCATATAGCTATGGCCGAGGACCGAGCACCGATCTGGCCCGACGGTGTGGTCGGCTCAATCACTCATACCGGCGACTTTGCCGCAGCGGCGGTTGCATGGGCAGCGGACATCGCCGGGGTTGGAATCGATTCGGAACAGATCATCGACCCTGCAGCGGCGCGTGACATCGCCGACGTCTGTATGGTCGATGAGGCGACGCTCTTCAAACCGGCCCACGGCCGCAGCTTTTGCGAATTCTGCACATTCGTGTTTTCAGCAAAGGAAGCCGTCTTCAAGTGTCTTTTTCCGCTCACGCGGAAATTTCTCGAATTCTCCGATGTGCGGATAACATCGCTCGACTGGAATCGAAGGTATTTCACATGGACGACCGCCAGCGAATATATCGGAACGGGGCGACTGTCGCTCGCTGACGGCTTTGTGCATACCTCGGTCGAATTGTCGTCGCTCACTACGATAGCTGAGTAG
- a CDS encoding gluconate 2-dehydrogenase subunit 3 family protein, whose translation MAEVSRRTLIKGTGALGASMLPAALAPDAATAQEHREHSSSPTHYPADPTTDPGTSAQSQTYLFLNDEEAAFIEAAVARLIPKDEQWAGALEAGVPNYIDKQLAGAWGAGERLYRNGPWQPGTPSQGYQLPFTPAELFRTALGAINKELSQTDRPLAKMNPDEWDSYLRSLEAGEKNLGGVPSDVFFAHLWQCALEGFFSDPVYGGNRDMASWRMIGFPGAYASYYDLVDQHGIKIDRRPTSLGEDVHGHVHMNPGIPARLP comes from the coding sequence ATGGCTGAAGTATCGCGCAGAACGCTGATCAAAGGGACGGGCGCGCTCGGCGCGTCGATGCTACCGGCGGCTTTAGCGCCGGACGCTGCAACGGCACAAGAACACCGGGAACACAGCTCTTCTCCGACTCATTACCCTGCGGATCCCACGACTGATCCAGGGACGTCAGCGCAATCCCAGACCTATCTGTTCTTGAACGATGAGGAGGCTGCGTTCATCGAGGCCGCGGTGGCGCGCCTGATCCCAAAAGATGAGCAGTGGGCGGGTGCATTGGAGGCTGGTGTCCCGAACTACATCGACAAGCAATTGGCCGGTGCGTGGGGCGCGGGCGAGCGACTCTATCGCAACGGTCCGTGGCAGCCCGGAACGCCGAGCCAAGGTTATCAGCTTCCATTCACGCCGGCGGAACTGTTCCGAACCGCGCTGGGCGCAATCAACAAGGAACTGTCGCAAACCGATCGCCCCTTGGCGAAAATGAACCCTGACGAGTGGGACAGCTATCTAAGGTCTCTCGAGGCGGGTGAAAAGAATCTCGGCGGCGTGCCCTCGGACGTGTTCTTCGCGCACCTCTGGCAATGCGCGCTCGAAGGCTTTTTCAGCGACCCGGTCTATGGCGGCAACCGAGACATGGCCTCATGGCGGATGATCGGTTTCCCTGGCGCCTACGCATCATATTACGACCTGGTCGACCAGCATGGGATCAAGATCGATCGGCGGCCGACGAGCCTCGGCGAAGACGTCCACGGGCATGTCCACATGAATCCTGGCATCCCGGCGCGCTTGCCATAA
- a CDS encoding GMC family oxidoreductase, with translation MVERLKPVDVVTIGVGLTGSLAALELAKAGLKVVGLERGAPRHTVPDFQSPTIHDELRFSIRKGMMQDNVKEAVTFRNSSDQTALPVRRWESFLPGTGLGGSFVHWNGQSFRFQIADFIYKKHLEQRYGKKFLEACGPELTIQDWGVTYEELEPYYDRFEYLLGVSGKAGNIKGQIQPGGNPFEAPRAREYPNPPMKEPYFGALFRKGATDLGYHPYPQPSSNLSQPYINPEGLSLQQCVFCGFCERYACEHFAKASPQTVILPALLNRSNYELRTNCQVLRINLDSTRKKATGVTYSDASGTEYEQPADLVLITAFPLNNVRMLLLSGIGKPYDPKTGEGVVGRNYTYQTIGGPTVFMDEGININAFMASGSAGTMIDDFSGDNFDHSQLGFIGGQYVGAIMTGGRPIEFHPTPPGTPTWGLDWKRAVVRHYNHTVVINQHGTSTASRLNYLDLDPTYKDAWGQPLLRMTFDFPDNDIRMSQYIADKVVEIGRAMGGKTVVRGGTTRPYTTTVYQTTHCAGGAVMGDDPKTSVVNRYLQCWDVHNVFSIGGSAFPQNGTYNYSVTIGALTYWALDAIKNRYLKSPGPLVQA, from the coding sequence ATGGTAGAACGTCTGAAACCAGTTGATGTGGTTACGATTGGCGTTGGCCTCACCGGCTCGCTTGCGGCGCTTGAGCTTGCGAAGGCGGGACTGAAGGTGGTCGGGCTCGAACGAGGGGCTCCACGTCACACGGTGCCGGATTTCCAATCACCCACGATTCACGACGAGCTGCGCTTTTCGATCCGCAAAGGGATGATGCAGGACAACGTCAAGGAGGCGGTGACATTTCGCAACAGTTCCGACCAGACGGCGCTTCCGGTCCGTCGCTGGGAGAGCTTTCTGCCTGGAACTGGCTTAGGCGGCTCGTTTGTGCACTGGAACGGCCAGAGCTTCCGCTTCCAGATCGCCGATTTCATATACAAGAAGCATCTCGAGCAGCGCTATGGGAAGAAATTTCTCGAAGCGTGTGGTCCGGAGCTGACGATCCAGGATTGGGGCGTTACCTATGAGGAGCTTGAGCCGTACTACGATCGTTTTGAGTATCTCTTAGGCGTGAGCGGCAAGGCCGGGAACATCAAGGGGCAGATCCAGCCGGGCGGCAATCCCTTCGAAGCGCCGCGCGCGCGGGAATATCCGAACCCGCCGATGAAGGAGCCTTATTTCGGGGCTCTGTTCCGGAAAGGCGCGACTGATCTCGGTTATCACCCTTACCCGCAGCCGTCGTCGAATTTGAGTCAGCCCTATATCAACCCAGAGGGCCTGAGCCTCCAGCAGTGCGTATTCTGCGGATTCTGCGAGCGCTATGCCTGCGAGCACTTCGCGAAGGCAAGTCCGCAGACGGTCATCCTGCCGGCTCTGCTCAATAGATCAAACTATGAGCTGCGAACGAACTGTCAGGTCCTGCGCATCAATCTGGACTCAACTCGTAAGAAGGCAACCGGCGTCACGTACTCCGACGCCTCGGGTACCGAGTATGAGCAACCCGCCGATCTCGTGCTGATCACGGCGTTCCCGCTCAACAATGTGCGCATGCTGCTGCTCTCGGGCATTGGCAAGCCGTACGATCCCAAGACCGGCGAGGGCGTCGTCGGACGCAATTACACCTATCAGACCATCGGCGGACCCACGGTCTTCATGGACGAGGGCATCAACATCAATGCGTTCATGGCATCGGGCTCTGCCGGGACGATGATCGACGATTTCAGCGGCGACAATTTCGATCACTCGCAGCTGGGATTCATCGGCGGCCAGTACGTCGGCGCGATCATGACCGGTGGCCGCCCGATCGAGTTTCATCCGACCCCGCCCGGAACCCCGACATGGGGTCTCGACTGGAAGCGGGCGGTCGTACGACATTACAACCACACCGTAGTGATCAACCAGCACGGCACATCGACAGCGAGCCGGCTCAACTACCTGGATCTCGATCCGACCTACAAGGACGCCTGGGGGCAGCCGCTGCTGCGCATGACCTTCGACTTTCCGGACAACGACATCCGGATGTCGCAGTATATCGCCGACAAGGTCGTGGAGATCGGCCGCGCCATGGGCGGCAAGACCGTTGTTCGCGGCGGTACCACGCGGCCCTACACCACGACGGTTTATCAAACCACGCACTGCGCCGGCGGGGCCGTCATGGGAGACGATCCCAAGACCAGCGTCGTCAACCGCTATCTGCAGTGCTGGGACGTGCACAACGTGTTCAGCATCGGGGGCTCTGCGTTCCCCCAGAACGGGACCTACAATTACAGCGTGACCATCGGCGCGCTGACGTATTGGGCGCTCGACGCGATCAAGAATCGATACCTGAAGTCGCCGGGACCGTTGGTGCAGGCATGA
- a CDS encoding GlcG/HbpS family heme-binding protein produces the protein MLRQVRQLALPTALAMTLSAGAAFADPLPLRPVLTLEAARTVLRAAEAKAKAEGWPCVVAVVDSDGLPIILERMDDAAVPGGVVLAPGKARTAALFRRPSGALEDAINGKRPAAGTARGFVMMRGGVPITVGGHIVGAIGVSADVPEHDEVIADAGIAALTRRP, from the coding sequence GTGCTCAGACAAGTTCGCCAACTAGCCCTTCCGACTGCCCTCGCCATGACCCTCTCCGCGGGTGCAGCCTTCGCAGATCCGCTTCCGTTACGCCCTGTCCTTACCTTGGAGGCCGCCCGAACGGTGCTGAGGGCGGCCGAGGCCAAGGCGAAGGCCGAAGGCTGGCCATGCGTGGTTGCAGTTGTCGACAGCGACGGCCTGCCGATCATCCTGGAGCGCATGGACGACGCGGCCGTTCCGGGCGGCGTTGTACTCGCGCCAGGCAAAGCCCGAACGGCGGCTCTCTTCCGCCGGCCGAGCGGGGCGCTTGAGGACGCCATCAATGGAAAGCGTCCCGCCGCCGGGACCGCGCGAGGCTTCGTCATGATGCGGGGCGGTGTACCGATCACGGTGGGCGGCCATATCGTCGGCGCGATCGGAGTGTCTGCCGATGTTCCTGAGCATGACGAGGTAATCGCAGACGCCGGTATCGCAGCGCTCACACGACGACCCTAG
- a CDS encoding glutathione S-transferase family protein: MAVKDLPYHSRQLDVSKQENRSPEFLAISPSGTLPVLKDDATVVRESQAIMFYLDRAYPSVPLYGKTPVEAGRTMQEICEQQSYAEPVLHPLIGALIFNRQTTTGEITQASTRFEGLLGEMNGRLAATGWLAGDSLSAADLNLYPLVRAVIEAHSTEKAAGFGLRLPSLGPFPHVVAWMRRLEPFTSAEK, encoded by the coding sequence ATGGCGGTCAAGGACTTGCCCTATCATTCACGTCAGCTTGATGTCTCCAAGCAGGAGAATCGCTCACCCGAGTTTTTGGCGATTAGTCCCTCCGGCACGCTGCCGGTTCTGAAGGATGACGCTACTGTGGTGCGCGAGTCTCAGGCCATAATGTTCTACCTCGATCGCGCTTATCCGAGCGTCCCGCTCTATGGCAAAACTCCGGTCGAGGCGGGAAGGACAATGCAGGAGATATGCGAACAGCAGTCCTATGCCGAACCGGTCCTCCATCCCCTAATCGGGGCGCTGATCTTCAATCGTCAAACGACGACAGGCGAGATAACCCAAGCCAGCACACGCTTCGAAGGTTTGCTTGGTGAAATGAATGGGCGCCTGGCAGCAACGGGTTGGCTGGCCGGAGATAGTCTAAGCGCTGCTGATCTAAACCTCTACCCGCTCGTGCGAGCCGTCATAGAGGCGCACTCGACGGAGAAAGCTGCCGGCTTTGGTTTGCGGCTTCCCTCGTTAGGCCCGTTCCCCCACGTCGTCGCGTGGATGCGACGGCTCGAACCGTTCACAAGCGCCGAGAAGTAG
- a CDS encoding c-type cytochrome: MTIKFGVVGLAHAQGTPRQPDVEHGAVIAAQGAAAGAPACAQCHAFNGSSDGSGAFPRLAGQSTYYLTQQLRDFTSGVRANAIMSPIAKGLSPDDAADVAAYYAGVNAPFLPLASAAPALIQRGQQLAKVGSVAKNVQACDNCHGPGGVGIPPAIPYLAGQYAQYIAFELKMWQHGYRRNSPETMFLIATKLDDQDIAALAAYYQQVRVSAKTAASK, translated from the coding sequence ATGACCATCAAATTCGGTGTGGTCGGGCTCGCGCACGCGCAGGGCACGCCGCGCCAACCCGATGTCGAGCACGGGGCGGTCATCGCCGCGCAAGGTGCGGCAGCCGGCGCACCGGCTTGCGCGCAGTGCCACGCTTTCAACGGCAGTTCCGATGGCAGCGGCGCGTTTCCGCGGCTCGCTGGCCAGTCGACTTACTATCTTACGCAGCAACTCCGCGACTTCACCTCGGGTGTCCGAGCAAATGCTATCATGTCGCCGATCGCGAAGGGGCTGTCGCCTGATGATGCCGCCGACGTGGCCGCCTACTACGCCGGCGTCAACGCTCCCTTCTTGCCGCTGGCGAGCGCGGCCCCCGCGCTCATCCAACGCGGTCAGCAACTCGCCAAAGTGGGCAGCGTGGCCAAGAACGTTCAAGCTTGCGACAATTGCCATGGGCCGGGCGGCGTTGGCATTCCGCCGGCGATCCCGTATCTCGCAGGTCAATATGCTCAATACATCGCCTTCGAACTCAAGATGTGGCAGCACGGCTACCGCAGGAACAGCCCCGAAACAATGTTCTTGATCGCGACGAAACTCGACGATCAGGATATCGCGGCGCTCGCCGCCTATTACCAGCAGGTCCGCGTGTCGGCGAAGACCGCGGCGTCGAAATAG
- a CDS encoding c-type cytochrome — translation MARDQDAFKLENPWPLIGWVSAAGLVVISVLLGFVVLGRYQQNDPTLDIWGAICRSLGITADSGPAAETKPPLRTPTQIAWTSSTLEQIAAGNAQHGAFIALNCSACHGQSGVSSSSLIPTLAGMDAAVIFKQLDDYRSGKRPWGVMGAIAKALSAQDSADVAAYFAAQAGGLPALSGNRVPESGRSLWERDPAKRLVFAGDPQRGIPPCSACHGPGGFKIGVPALQGQHAAYLERQLAAFAQGIRQNDIYEQMRAAAKQLTPDEMHALAAFYGTGASTGPAEGLPSR, via the coding sequence ATGGCGCGCGACCAAGATGCATTCAAGCTTGAAAATCCCTGGCCACTAATCGGCTGGGTGTCGGCGGCGGGACTGGTTGTCATCTCGGTGCTACTCGGCTTCGTCGTGCTGGGTCGCTACCAGCAAAACGATCCTACCCTCGATATTTGGGGAGCAATCTGCCGTAGCCTCGGCATCACCGCCGATAGCGGACCGGCGGCAGAGACAAAACCGCCCTTGCGCACACCGACCCAGATCGCCTGGACCAGCAGCACGCTTGAGCAGATTGCGGCCGGCAACGCGCAGCATGGCGCGTTCATCGCATTGAATTGTTCGGCCTGCCATGGCCAATCGGGCGTGAGCTCGTCGAGCCTGATCCCGACTCTCGCCGGAATGGATGCCGCTGTGATCTTCAAGCAGCTCGACGACTATCGCTCGGGCAAGCGCCCCTGGGGAGTCATGGGGGCGATAGCGAAAGCGCTCTCCGCTCAAGACTCGGCCGACGTTGCCGCTTATTTTGCCGCCCAGGCGGGCGGGCTGCCGGCGCTGAGCGGAAACCGAGTTCCCGAGTCGGGTCGCAGCTTATGGGAACGCGACCCGGCGAAGCGCTTGGTTTTTGCCGGCGATCCGCAACGTGGCATCCCGCCATGCTCCGCCTGTCACGGTCCCGGGGGTTTTAAAATCGGAGTTCCGGCACTGCAGGGGCAGCATGCCGCTTACCTCGAACGGCAGCTCGCGGCCTTCGCCCAAGGAATTCGCCAGAATGACATCTATGAGCAGATGCGAGCGGCCGCCAAGCAGCTCACGCCCGACGAAATGCATGCGCTCGCCGCCTTCTACGGCACGGGTGCCAGCACCGGACCAGCGGAGGGCCTTCCCTCGCGGTAA
- a CDS encoding cytochrome C oxidase subunit II — protein sequence MMAVVVATGVTNALHPPSNVETVDPTTLHLGGEFAESNLGTAAEPDGSVTVRLIGEQYAFVPDCVRVPVDTPVKFRITSTDVIHGFLLPSTNVNTMVMPGFIAEVRTTFSRAGVYNMPCHEFCGDGHHGMLAHVNVVPREQFPQLAALERTSCAK from the coding sequence ATGATGGCCGTCGTTGTGGCGACCGGGGTCACCAACGCGCTTCACCCTCCCAGCAATGTGGAGACCGTCGATCCGACGACCTTGCATCTCGGCGGCGAATTCGCCGAAAGCAATCTCGGCACCGCGGCGGAGCCCGACGGCTCGGTCACGGTCCGGCTGATCGGCGAGCAGTACGCCTTCGTGCCGGACTGCGTACGGGTTCCGGTCGATACGCCGGTCAAATTCCGCATCACCAGCACCGATGTCATCCACGGCTTCCTGCTTCCCTCGACCAACGTGAACACGATGGTGATGCCGGGTTTCATCGCCGAGGTGCGGACGACATTCAGTCGAGCCGGCGTCTACAATATGCCGTGCCATGAATTCTGTGGTGATGGCCATCACGGCATGTTGGCACACGTCAATGTTGTCCCCAGAGAACAGTTTCCGCAGTTGGCTGCGCTTGAAAGGACGAGCTGTGCAAAATAG
- a CDS encoding dienelactone hydrolase family protein: protein MFLQILLSLTLTSVGMSLPARADERAAPQIREEIWALPLPTPILAYLVRPIEIGPFPLVIMNHGVSLDPRERSFFPLIEFRDAALWLARRGYMVVAPLRPGYGAGALDIPERGIYSLFLSNIGNCANPNFRDPGLAIATLDNWIIDFMAGQKLIVPNDVVVVGQSGGGWGAIALSSLNPPAVRAMIVFAGGRGGHLEGKPNNNCAPDKLVEATGEFGRTSRIPMLWIYSQNDTFFGPRLSKRMYEAFTAAGGNAEYHLLPAFGSDGHFMVDSRDATQIWTPLVSEFLDKHRR from the coding sequence ATGTTTTTGCAGATATTGTTGTCTTTGACGCTGACGAGCGTGGGGATGAGCCTTCCGGCCCGCGCTGATGAGCGCGCGGCTCCCCAAATACGTGAAGAAATCTGGGCGCTTCCGCTTCCCACGCCCATCCTCGCCTATCTGGTTCGACCGATCGAAATTGGACCGTTTCCGCTGGTGATAATGAATCACGGCGTTTCGCTCGATCCACGGGAAAGGAGTTTCTTTCCACTGATCGAATTCCGCGACGCGGCGCTTTGGCTGGCACGTCGCGGCTATATGGTGGTCGCGCCGCTCCGCCCGGGATACGGAGCCGGCGCGCTCGATATTCCCGAGCGCGGCATTTATTCATTGTTCCTGTCGAACATCGGAAACTGCGCCAATCCCAATTTCCGTGATCCGGGACTTGCGATCGCAACGCTCGACAACTGGATCATCGACTTCATGGCCGGCCAGAAGCTGATCGTGCCAAACGATGTGGTGGTTGTCGGTCAATCGGGGGGCGGTTGGGGAGCCATTGCTCTGTCCAGCCTGAACCCCCCGGCGGTCCGCGCAATGATCGTCTTTGCCGGCGGTCGCGGCGGACATCTCGAGGGGAAGCCGAACAACAATTGCGCTCCTGACAAGCTCGTCGAGGCGACAGGCGAGTTCGGACGCACATCCCGTATTCCGATGCTCTGGATTTATTCGCAGAACGACACTTTTTTCGGGCCCAGGCTGTCGAAGCGAATGTATGAAGCCTTCACCGCCGCCGGTGGAAATGCCGAATATCATCTGTTGCCGGCCTTTGGGAGCGACGGTCACTTCATGGTGGACTCGAGGGATGCCACTCAAATTTGGACACCATTGGTGAGCGAATTTCTAGACAAACACAGACGATGA